The Equus quagga isolate Etosha38 chromosome 2, UCLA_HA_Equagga_1.0, whole genome shotgun sequence genome has a window encoding:
- the ZNF219 gene encoding zinc finger protein 219 produces MEGSRPRAPGGHLAPSPPAFDGELDLQRYSNGPGVSAGSPGMGAVGWSESRTGERRFPCPVCGKRFRFNSILALHLRAHPGAQAFQCPHCGHRAAQRALLRSHLRTHQPERPRSPAARLLLELEERALLREARLGRARSSGGVHATSATESLARPQAPSSSAFRCPFCKGKFRTAAERERHLHILHRPWKCGLCSFGSSQEEELLHHSLTAHGAPERPLAATSAAPQPQPPPQPEPRSVPEPEAEPEREATPAPAPAAPEEPPAPPEFRCQVCGQSFTQSWFLKGHMRKHKASFDHACPVCGRCFKEPWFLKNHMKVHASKLGPLRAPGPGSGPARAPQPPDLGLLAYEPLGPALLLAPAPTPAERREPPSLLGYLSLRAGEARPNGEGAEPGAGRSFGGFRPLPSALPARARRHRAEEPDEEEEVVEAEEESWARSRALGPLASLHPRPGEGPHSAPAAGAQARSTATQEENGLLVGGTRPEGNRGATGKDCPFCGKSFRSAHHLKVHLRVHTGERPYKCPHCDYAGTQSGSLKYHLQRHHREQRSGAGPGPPPEPPPPSQRGSAQQSGAKPAPQPATWVEGAASPRPPSSGAAPGSRRKPASPGRTLRNGRGGEAEPLDLSLRAGPGGEAGPGGALHRCLFCPFATGAPELMALHLQVHHSRRARGRRPPQANASPPYARAPSGETPPSPSQEGEESPGLSRSGEAGLGGQER; encoded by the exons ATGGAG GGCTCACGTCCCCGTGCTCCGGGCGGCCACTTAGCGCCGTCGCCGCCGGCCTTCGACGGCGAACTGGATCTGCAGCGCTACTCCAACGGGCCAGGCGTGAGCGCCGGGTCTCCAGGCATGGGAGCAGTGGGCTGGTCTGAGAGTCGCACAGGCGAACGGCGCTTTCCCTGCCCTGTATGCGGGAAGCGTTTCCGCTTCAACTCCATCCTGGCTTTGCACCTGCGGGCGCACCCGGGCGCCCAGGCCTTCCAGTGCCCGCACTGCGGCCACCGCGCAGCCCAGCGGGCCCTGCTGCGCTCGCACCTGCGCACGCATCAGCCCGAGCGCCCGCGTAGCCCCGCCGCGCGCCTGTTGCTGGAGTTGGAGGAGCGCGCGCTACTGCGCGAGGCCCGACTCGGGAGAGCCCGAAGCTCAGGGGGCGTGCATGCCACCTCTGCCACTGAGAGCCTGGCGCGGCCCCAGGCTCCTTCGTCGTCCGCCTTCCGTTGCCCCTTCTGCAAAGGCAAGTTTCGCACCGCGGCGGAACGCGAACGCCACCTGCACATCCTGCACAGGCCCTGGAAATGCGGCCTGTGCAGTTTCGGCTCcagccaggaggaggagctgctgcacCACAGCCTGACGGCCCACGGAGCTCCTGAGCGCCCCCTGGCGGCCACTTCGGCGGcaccccagcctcagcctccacCCCAGCCTGAACCCAGATCGGTGCCCGAGCCGGAGGCGGAGCCTGAACGTGAGGCAACCCCTGCCCCCGCTCCTGCCGCTCCCGAGGAGCCCCCTGCGCCTCCGGAGTTCCGGTGTCAAGTGTGTGGCCAGAGCTTTACACAGTCCTGGTTTCTCAAGGGCCACATGCGCAAGCACAAGGCCTCCTTCGATCATGCGTGTCCTGTGTGTGGCCGCTGcttcaaggagccctggttccttaaGAACCACATGAAGGTGCATGCCAGCAAGCTGGGCCCACTGCGTGCCCCAGGGCCTGGTTCCGGGCCTGCCCGGGCCCCTCAGCCTCCTGACCTGGGCCTGCTGGCCTATGAGCCACTGGGCCCCGCACTCCTCCTGGCCCCGGCGCCCACCCCGGCTGAGCGCCGTGAGCCCCCAAGCCTCCTGGGCTACCTGAGCCTTCGAGCTGGTGAGGCCCGGCCCAATGGTGAGGGCGCTGAGCCTGGGGCTGGCCGCAGCTTCGGAGGCTTCCGCCCACTGCCCTCTGCTCTCCCGGCCCGGGCTCGCCGGCACCGTGCCGAGGAGccagatgaggaagaggaggtggtggAGGCGGAGGAGGAGTCCTGGGCTCGGAGCAGGGCACTGGGCCCTCTGGCTTCACTGCACCCGCGCCCAGGCGAGGGGCCGCACTCTGCGCCTGCCGCGGGGGCCCAGGCAAGGTCCACCGCGACGCAGG AAGAGAATGGGCTGTTAGTTGGAGGGACCCGGCCTGAAGGGAACCGGGGGGCCACCGGCAAGGATTGCCCCTTCTGCGGAAAATCTTTCCGTTCAGCGCATCACCTCAAAGTGCACCTACGAGTGCACACAG GCGAGCGCCCCTACAAGTGTCCGCACTGCGACTACGCGGGCACCCAATCCGGCTCGCTCAAATATCACCTGCAGCGCCACCACCGGGAGCAGAggagcggggctggccctgggccgcCCCCAGAGCCGCCGCCCCCTTCCCAGCGGGGTTCGGCCCAGCAGTCAGGAGCCAAGCCGGCTCCGCAGCCTGCGACCTGGGTGGAGGGCGCGGCGAGCCCCCGGCCTCCTTCGAGCGGTGCCGCGCCGGGGTCCCGTAGGAAGCCCGCCAGCCCCGGGAGGACCCTGCGCAACGGGCGAGGCGGTGAGGCCGAACCCCTGGACCTGTCCCTGCGGGCGGGCCCAGGAGGCGAGGCCGGGCCGGGGGGTGCCCTCCACCGATGCCTCTTCTGCCCCTTCGCCACTGGAGCCCCCGAGCTCATGGCCTTGCACCTGCAAGTGCACCACAGCCGCCGGGCTCGGGGCCGCCGGCCGCCCCAGGCCAACGCATCCCCGCCCTATGCCCGAGCACCATCGGGAGAGACCCCTCCCAGTCCTTCGCAGGAAGGGGAGGAGTCCCCCGGGCTGTCGAGATCGGGCGAGGCGGGGTTGGGGGGGCAAGAACGGTAG